In Providencia rettgeri, the following proteins share a genomic window:
- the rodZ gene encoding cytoskeleton protein RodZ encodes MTIENNTEQTTTTVGQLLMQARERMGLTQDVVAERLCLKISTVKEIEQDIAPAGVEPTFLRGYIRLYARMVGIPENELKAYLKTEEPITLAKVSPMQSYSLGKKRKKREGWLMKLTWLIVIVLIAMVGVWWWQDHNAQKNELVSMANQNDLILSQQDNSATPVELSTSTEIVSTDTAPVVQENTLELQAQEPVLTTDTITEPVRTIPLPNAPQSSVALDRTQNTETTDSVAVSSQALVLNFTGQCWLEIRDANNKILFSGTKNNGDKLELDGPQPYRLNIGAPANVTVQFQGNDVDLSRFIKAKRPAKLKLPEA; translated from the coding sequence ATGACTATCGAAAATAATACCGAACAGACTACGACGACAGTCGGACAATTATTGATGCAAGCACGTGAGCGCATGGGGCTAACCCAAGATGTTGTTGCAGAACGATTATGCCTTAAAATCAGTACGGTAAAAGAGATAGAACAAGACATTGCACCCGCTGGTGTCGAACCGACATTTTTACGTGGTTATATTCGCCTTTATGCTCGAATGGTCGGCATACCAGAAAATGAATTAAAGGCGTATCTGAAAACGGAAGAACCTATCACATTAGCCAAAGTTTCTCCTATGCAAAGCTATTCTTTAGGAAAAAAACGTAAAAAGCGTGAAGGTTGGTTAATGAAACTGACTTGGTTGATTGTGATTGTACTGATTGCAATGGTCGGTGTATGGTGGTGGCAAGATCATAACGCACAGAAAAATGAGCTAGTTTCAATGGCAAATCAAAATGATTTGATTTTGTCTCAGCAAGATAACAGCGCAACCCCGGTTGAATTGTCGACTTCAACAGAGATTGTCTCAACTGACACAGCCCCTGTCGTACAGGAAAATACGCTTGAATTACAAGCCCAAGAGCCTGTCTTAACCACAGACACTATTACCGAGCCAGTCAGAACCATTCCATTACCTAATGCACCGCAATCTTCCGTTGCATTAGACAGAACACAAAATACAGAAACGACTGACTCTGTTGCTGTTAGCAGCCAAGCTTTGGTCTTGAACTTTACTGGCCAGTGCTGGTTAGAAATTCGTGATGCGAATAATAAAATCTTATTTAGTGGCACCAAAAATAATGGTGATAAGCTGGAACTTGATGGCCCGCAGCCTTATCGTTTGAACATCGGTGCGCCAGCAAATGTCACGGTACAGTTCCAAGGTAATGACGTTGACTTAAGCCGCTTCATTAAAGCGAAACGTCCGGCAAAATTGAAATTACCTGAAGCCTAA
- a CDS encoding bifunctional tRNA (adenosine(37)-C2)-methyltransferase TrmG/ribosomal RNA large subunit methyltransferase RlmN: protein MSDMTTDAQCATSSAISVTPEKTNQKTNLLDLNRKQMREFFAQMGEKPFRADQVMKWIYHYCYDDFDQMTDINKVLRAKLKEVAEIRAPEVADEQRSSDGTIKWAIKVGDQLVETVYIPEADRATLCVSSQVGCALECKFCSTAQQGFNRNLRVSEIIGQVWRAAKIIGSLKSSGRRPITNVVMMGMGEPLLNLNNVVPAMEIMLDDFGFGLSKRRVTISTSGVVPALDKLGDMIDVALAISLHAPTDDIRDDIVPINKKYNIETFLNSVNRYLTKSNANAGRVTVEYVMLDHVNDSVEQAHQLAECLKNTPSKINLIPWNPFPGAPYGRSSNSRIDRFCKVLMGYGFTTIVRKTRGDDIDAACGQLAGDVIDRTKRTLKKRLAGEPIQVKTV, encoded by the coding sequence ATGTCTGATATGACGACAGATGCACAATGTGCAACTTCTTCCGCTATTTCTGTCACACCAGAAAAAACGAACCAAAAAACGAATTTACTTGATTTAAACCGCAAACAAATGCGCGAATTTTTTGCGCAAATGGGTGAAAAACCGTTCCGCGCGGATCAGGTCATGAAATGGATTTATCATTATTGCTATGATGATTTTGACCAAATGACCGATATTAATAAAGTCCTTAGAGCAAAACTGAAAGAAGTTGCAGAAATCCGTGCGCCAGAAGTCGCTGATGAACAACGTTCATCAGATGGTACCATCAAGTGGGCCATCAAAGTGGGTGACCAACTGGTTGAAACTGTGTATATCCCAGAAGCAGATCGTGCAACATTGTGCGTTTCTTCACAGGTTGGTTGCGCATTGGAATGTAAATTCTGCTCTACGGCGCAACAAGGTTTCAACCGTAACTTACGTGTTTCAGAAATTATTGGGCAAGTTTGGCGTGCTGCCAAAATTATTGGTTCACTGAAATCCAGTGGACGTCGTCCAATTACCAACGTCGTAATGATGGGAATGGGTGAGCCATTATTAAATTTGAATAATGTGGTTCCAGCCATGGAAATTATGTTAGATGACTTCGGTTTTGGATTATCTAAGCGTCGCGTAACGATTTCAACATCGGGTGTTGTACCTGCACTGGATAAGCTAGGCGATATGATTGATGTTGCGTTAGCGATTTCGTTGCATGCGCCAACAGACGATATTCGCGACGATATTGTTCCAATTAATAAAAAATACAATATTGAAACCTTCCTCAACAGTGTGAATCGTTATTTAACAAAATCGAATGCCAATGCAGGACGAGTAACCGTTGAATATGTGATGTTAGATCACGTTAACGACAGTGTTGAGCAAGCACATCAATTAGCGGAATGTTTAAAAAACACACCGAGCAAAATCAACTTGATCCCATGGAATCCGTTCCCAGGAGCGCCATACGGTAGAAGTTCGAATAGCCGTATTGACCGTTTTTGTAAAGTGTTGATGGGATATGGTTTTACCACAATAGTGCGTAAAACACGCGGTGATGATATCGATGCTGCCTGTGGACAACTTGCTGGCGACGTGATCGACAGAACAAAGCGGACGTTGAAAAAACGTTTAGCAGGGGAACCTATTCAGGTAAAAACAGTCTGA
- the ndk gene encoding nucleoside-diphosphate kinase, with product MTVQRTFSIIKPNAVKKNVIGAIYNRFESAGFTIIAAKMMHLTREQAEGFYAEHKGRPFFEGLVEFMTSGPIMLQVLEGENAIQRHRDLMGATNPDNALAGTLRADYADSFTENATHGSDSEESAAREIAYFFTADEICPR from the coding sequence ATGACTGTTCAACGTACATTTTCTATTATTAAACCAAACGCTGTGAAGAAAAACGTTATTGGTGCAATCTACAACCGTTTTGAAAGCGCGGGTTTCACTATTATCGCGGCTAAAATGATGCATTTAACTCGTGAGCAAGCTGAAGGCTTCTACGCTGAACACAAAGGCCGTCCTTTCTTTGAAGGTCTGGTTGAATTCATGACTTCAGGCCCTATTATGCTGCAAGTGTTAGAAGGTGAAAATGCAATCCAACGTCACCGTGACCTGATGGGCGCAACGAACCCAGATAACGCATTAGCGGGTACTTTACGCGCAGATTACGCAGACAGCTTCACTGAAAACGCAACTCACGGTTCAGACTCTGAAGAATCTGCTGCCCGTGAAATCGCTTATTTCTTCACTGCTGATGAAATCTGCCCGCGCTAA
- the pbpC gene encoding peptidoglycan glycosyltransferase PbpC (penicillin-binding protein 1C), which translates to MKKWLRRTGITLVLLVIILPLAFLAADKIWPLPLKQIEMARTVVAADGTPLWRFADKEGIWRFPVTLEEVSPDFIEALLTYEDRHFYRHPGVNPFSLVRAAGQFVSSGRIVSGGSTLSMQVARLIDPHERTLGGKLKQLWRTAQLEYHYSKDEILEMYLNRAPYGGTIEGIGAASWVYLNKSPAKLTASEAALFAVLPQAPSRLRPDRYPERAQAARDKVLDRLEEYQVWSPEKVTDIKQEQIWLAPRKNPHSAPLLARRVTKGAQESIIETTIDASLQRQLEDMAMNWKNQLPKQTSLGILVVDHTDMAVKAYIGSIDFQDDSRFGHVDMISAWRSPGSTLKPFLYALAMDDGLIHAESLLQDVPRRFNDYRPGNFDSGFNGPVSASDALVRSLNLPVVQLLDVYGSKRFTAQLRNVGTELRFPLGSEPNLSLILGGTATRMEDLVSAYSAFARKGYVSPLRFKPTDEIRDRVLMSPGAAWIVRRIMGGEARPVPDTNLSGQVNLAWKTGTSYGYRDAWAIGVNPRYTIGVWVGRPDATPVAGQLGFATAIPIMNQINGMLLSKIYQSHEPLPKDVKPASVSQAVICWPGGTSLLKDDNNCRQRRLSWILDNTIPPTLMARDQESLLGLRQKIWVNEKGRQVAADCPNAQEKEVHLWPITVESWLPNSEKRENRLPKVDPACPPMKLEMPPLLISGIRDGEVLQRLPGKTSLDLRLITQGGQGQKWWFLNGEQVNTTEQNGSILLTLDKSGNYQISVLDLSGQVTAISFRVK; encoded by the coding sequence ATGAAAAAATGGTTACGTCGCACAGGCATCACACTGGTTCTGTTGGTCATTATTTTGCCACTGGCTTTTCTAGCGGCTGATAAAATCTGGCCGTTGCCGCTTAAGCAAATTGAAATGGCACGAACCGTGGTTGCAGCAGATGGTACACCATTGTGGCGCTTTGCAGACAAAGAGGGTATTTGGCGTTTTCCGGTTACACTCGAAGAGGTTTCCCCTGATTTTATCGAAGCGTTATTAACCTATGAAGATCGCCATTTTTATCGTCATCCGGGAGTAAACCCGTTTTCGTTAGTTAGGGCTGCGGGGCAGTTTGTGAGCTCAGGGCGTATTGTGTCAGGTGGTAGTACCCTTTCGATGCAAGTCGCAAGGCTAATTGACCCTCATGAAAGAACATTGGGCGGTAAGCTGAAACAGCTTTGGCGTACAGCACAGCTTGAGTATCACTACTCAAAAGATGAAATATTGGAGATGTATTTAAACCGCGCGCCTTATGGTGGAACCATTGAAGGGATTGGGGCCGCTAGCTGGGTATATTTGAATAAGTCACCGGCAAAATTAACAGCAAGCGAAGCTGCGCTTTTTGCTGTTCTACCTCAAGCCCCTAGTCGCTTAAGGCCAGATCGTTATCCAGAAAGGGCACAAGCTGCTCGAGATAAGGTGTTAGACCGATTAGAAGAATACCAAGTCTGGAGCCCTGAAAAAGTTACGGATATTAAACAAGAACAAATTTGGTTAGCACCGCGAAAAAATCCACATTCAGCTCCCTTGCTGGCAAGGCGGGTGACCAAAGGTGCGCAAGAGTCCATCATTGAAACCACTATCGATGCCAGTTTACAAAGGCAGCTGGAAGATATGGCAATGAATTGGAAAAACCAACTGCCAAAACAAACATCATTGGGGATTTTGGTGGTCGATCATACGGATATGGCTGTGAAAGCGTATATTGGCTCCATTGATTTCCAAGATGATAGCCGTTTTGGGCATGTCGATATGATAAGCGCTTGGCGCTCCCCCGGCTCAACGTTAAAACCATTTTTATACGCATTAGCGATGGATGATGGCCTCATCCACGCGGAATCGTTATTACAAGATGTTCCGCGGCGCTTTAATGATTATCGTCCCGGTAACTTTGACAGTGGTTTTAATGGCCCTGTGAGTGCCAGTGATGCATTAGTTCGCTCATTGAATTTACCCGTAGTGCAGTTGTTAGACGTGTATGGCAGTAAACGATTTACGGCTCAACTTCGCAATGTTGGGACTGAACTGCGCTTTCCGTTAGGCAGCGAGCCAAATTTATCGCTAATTTTAGGTGGCACAGCCACACGGATGGAAGATTTGGTTTCCGCTTACAGCGCATTTGCGCGAAAAGGTTATGTGTCACCGCTGCGCTTTAAACCAACGGATGAAATTCGCGATAGGGTATTGATGTCACCGGGAGCTGCGTGGATTGTGCGCCGCATTATGGGCGGAGAGGCGCGTCCTGTACCGGATACTAACTTATCAGGGCAAGTAAATTTGGCATGGAAAACAGGGACCAGTTATGGTTACCGTGATGCGTGGGCAATTGGTGTTAACCCACGTTATACCATCGGTGTTTGGGTTGGGCGGCCAGATGCCACACCTGTTGCAGGGCAGTTAGGTTTTGCTACAGCGATCCCTATCATGAATCAAATAAATGGCATGTTACTGAGCAAAATTTACCAATCTCATGAGCCGTTACCAAAAGATGTGAAGCCTGCAAGTGTAAGCCAAGCGGTGATTTGCTGGCCGGGAGGCACATCATTACTGAAAGATGACAATAATTGCCGCCAAAGGCGTCTTAGCTGGATCTTAGATAATACAATCCCACCGACTTTAATGGCGCGAGACCAAGAGTCACTATTAGGATTAAGACAAAAAATTTGGGTCAATGAAAAAGGGCGCCAAGTTGCCGCTGATTGCCCGAATGCCCAAGAAAAAGAAGTGCATTTATGGCCAATTACGGTGGAGTCATGGTTGCCAAACAGTGAAAAACGGGAGAATCGGTTACCAAAAGTGGATCCAGCTTGTCCTCCTATGAAGTTAGAAATGCCGCCATTATTGATTTCTGGTATCCGTGATGGGGAAGTTTTACAGCGTCTACCTGGAAAAACCAGCTTAGATTTACGTTTAATCACACAAGGTGGACAAGGGCAGAAATGGTGGTTTTTAAATGGAGAACAAGTGAATACAACCGAACAAAACGGTTCTATTTTGCTAACACTGGATAAAAGTGGAAACTACCAAATTTCGGTATTAGATTTAAGTGGCCAAGTAACGGCGATCAGCTTTAGAGTGAAGTAA
- a CDS encoding alpha-2-macroglobulin family protein, translating into MKQQSSWASLAGLKTKKRYLALALASVVALTGCDNAEETTKNESNVSTTAPENQTKTAPVAEQKKVAPKLSTEEMIKKYAGKDLTILDASELQLDGASAMVVTFSVPLQANQDFGQFINLIDVKAGKLDGAWELSDNQMELRFRHLPPSKELNLTINPGIKAVNERTLADSFEKKLTTAQIIPTVGFASKGSLLPSKVAQGLPVIALNVDKVDVNFFRVNEKQLPQFLAQWQYRSNYEYWYSEEFLDKVELAYTGRFDLNPDKNTRQTILLPLKDIKELQQDGVYLAIMQKAGSYSYQFPATVFTLSDIGVSLHSYQDRVDIFTQSLAKGTAIKGVELRILDEKGQLVTKGTTDGDGHAQLDKLAGGKLLLATHEGQTSMIDLTQPALDLSEFDISGPEGYAKQFFTFGPRDLYRPGELLLVNGLLRDGDGNPVKTQPVKVDVLKTDGQVVRSFVWQPEENQNGLYQYQFEIPKNAETGGWSLRFDLGDGSPQRYYKFNVEDFMPERMALEIVGSDVPRLTDQSVDFDIQGRYLYGAPAADNQLQGQIVLKANREAVAKLPGFEFGAVNEEGLPRKLDEFDLTLDSNGETVISIPNSNWSSTRSPISAVLQASLLEAGGRPVTRRAEQAIWPAEKLVGIRPLFAKKEIYDYRTDRYVKRHNVDENSLAEFELVMADAAGNKLAAENLTARLVYERRDYYWSWSESGGWSSNYDQKDLIMANENIAIAKDGTAKVSFPVDWGAFRLEVVNPENQLVSSVQFWAGYSWQDNTGGSGSVRPDQVKLSLNKPAYLPGEKAKVRIESPKAGKGYILLESSNGPLWWEEIDVPEKGLDVEIPVNKEWARHDLYVSAVVVRPGDDSKEATVKRAVGVLHLPIADENRKIALALTTPDKMRPNQDLTVKIKATAQDGKPLPEKVNVLLSAVDTGVLNITDFKTPDPYDAFFGRKRYGVDQYDVYGHLIEGQGKVANLRFGGDSEEAALERGGMKPLTEVQIIAEQAKPVTLNKDGEGEISLAIPDFNGELRVMAQAWNEKEFGHADSKVIVAAPLVTQMSMPRFMAGGDKSYFALDLTNMTDNTQNVTVNFKASGMVKLDGVSSRELALPKGKRTTINLPVKADYGFGEGEVSMTINGINIQGEANKDYSNSWKVGVRPAQPAETVSFATAIEPGTSWALPINQIAGLQPDTIEGQVLLTSRPPLDVSRYIRELFAYPYGCLEQTISGLYPSLFSTQAELNKIGIKTQTDADRHKAIEIGIPHLLSMQRNDGGFSLWDRNGREEYWLTAYAADFLNKANQRGFTVPQEAISNANTRLLSYLQDGNQINYPYTENQAGARFATQAYAGLVLASQQKAPLGALRQLYNQRDHAASGLPLVQLGVALNLMGDKSRGESAVIDGLKKQRNRYSYVGDYGSVIRDDAMIVALLNEYNLMPKSRDQKLQTLSNNLTSQRYFSTQESNALYLAGRFYLNESEAPWKATINGQEPPMVSDKPVSEFLSKGQLETGYSIENSGTNTLYTRLNVVGYPQHSPKPSSNVLGITRSYYDMKGNRISLDRLRSGEMVVVKLEVQASQSVPDALVVDLLPAGLELENQNLANSSANLSDSAPNLQELIDDMQQSQIRHMEYRDDRFVAAVEVQQYRPTTLVYLARAVTPGVYSIPVPQVESMYVPDWRATGYSDGQLEIVR; encoded by the coding sequence ATGAAACAACAATCAAGTTGGGCTTCATTGGCGGGTCTCAAAACCAAAAAACGTTATTTAGCACTGGCATTGGCATCGGTAGTGGCATTAACTGGTTGTGATAATGCAGAAGAAACAACCAAAAATGAGTCAAATGTTTCAACCACAGCGCCAGAAAATCAAACCAAAACAGCGCCAGTTGCAGAGCAGAAAAAAGTAGCACCGAAACTTTCCACTGAAGAAATGATAAAAAAATATGCAGGGAAAGATTTAACTATTTTGGATGCATCTGAATTACAGCTTGATGGTGCGAGTGCCATGGTGGTGACATTTTCCGTGCCATTACAAGCCAACCAAGACTTCGGCCAGTTTATTAACCTTATTGATGTTAAAGCGGGTAAGTTAGATGGCGCTTGGGAGCTGTCTGATAACCAAATGGAGCTACGTTTTCGCCACCTTCCCCCCTCTAAAGAATTAAATCTAACCATTAACCCGGGTATTAAAGCGGTTAATGAGCGTACACTGGCCGACAGTTTTGAGAAAAAACTGACCACAGCGCAAATCATCCCAACGGTTGGTTTTGCTAGCAAAGGCTCCTTATTACCGAGTAAGGTTGCCCAAGGCTTACCTGTGATCGCCTTGAACGTTGATAAAGTTGACGTCAATTTTTTCCGTGTGAATGAAAAACAATTGCCGCAGTTTTTAGCGCAATGGCAATACCGCAGCAATTATGAATATTGGTATTCAGAAGAATTCCTCGACAAAGTGGAGCTGGCTTATACTGGCCGCTTTGACTTAAATCCAGATAAAAATACCCGCCAAACGATTTTACTGCCATTGAAAGATATCAAAGAGTTGCAGCAAGACGGCGTATATTTGGCCATCATGCAAAAAGCAGGCAGCTATAGTTACCAATTCCCTGCGACCGTCTTCACATTGAGTGATATTGGTGTGTCGCTGCACAGTTACCAAGACCGTGTCGACATTTTCACCCAATCCTTAGCGAAAGGCACTGCAATTAAAGGTGTTGAGCTGCGTATTTTGGATGAAAAAGGCCAGTTAGTGACAAAAGGCACGACAGATGGCGATGGTCATGCCCAGCTAGATAAATTAGCGGGCGGAAAACTATTACTGGCAACCCACGAAGGGCAAACCAGTATGATTGATTTAACTCAGCCAGCACTTGATTTATCTGAATTCGATATTTCAGGCCCCGAAGGCTACGCAAAACAATTTTTCACCTTTGGGCCACGTGATTTATATCGACCGGGGGAATTGCTACTGGTCAATGGTTTATTGCGTGATGGTGATGGTAATCCGGTTAAAACTCAGCCCGTTAAAGTTGATGTATTAAAAACGGATGGGCAAGTAGTCCGCAGCTTTGTTTGGCAGCCGGAAGAAAACCAAAATGGGCTATATCAATATCAATTTGAAATCCCTAAAAATGCAGAGACAGGCGGTTGGTCACTGCGCTTTGATTTAGGTGATGGCTCGCCACAGCGTTATTACAAATTTAATGTTGAAGATTTCATGCCTGAACGTATGGCGTTAGAAATCGTTGGCAGCGATGTGCCGCGTTTAACGGATCAATCCGTGGATTTTGATATTCAAGGGCGTTATTTATATGGTGCGCCAGCGGCAGATAACCAGTTACAAGGCCAAATTGTGTTAAAGGCCAATCGCGAAGCGGTAGCAAAATTACCGGGCTTTGAATTCGGTGCTGTCAACGAAGAGGGCTTACCACGTAAGTTGGATGAGTTTGACCTGACGCTGGACAGCAACGGTGAAACGGTGATTTCAATTCCAAACAGTAATTGGAGTTCAACACGTTCACCGATTTCAGCTGTTTTACAAGCAAGTTTGCTTGAAGCGGGTGGCCGTCCGGTGACGCGTCGTGCAGAGCAAGCGATTTGGCCAGCGGAAAAACTGGTGGGTATTCGCCCATTGTTTGCCAAAAAAGAAATTTATGATTACCGCACAGACCGTTATGTCAAACGTCATAATGTGGATGAAAACTCGTTAGCTGAGTTTGAATTAGTCATGGCAGATGCAGCGGGTAATAAACTGGCGGCAGAAAACTTAACAGCGCGTCTAGTGTACGAACGCCGTGATTATTATTGGAGTTGGTCTGAAAGTGGTGGCTGGTCTTCAAATTATGACCAAAAAGACCTCATTATGGCGAATGAAAATATTGCCATCGCCAAAGACGGTACAGCGAAAGTCTCCTTCCCTGTGGATTGGGGCGCATTCCGTTTAGAAGTCGTCAACCCAGAGAATCAGCTCGTTTCTAGCGTCCAGTTCTGGGCGGGGTATTCATGGCAAGATAATACGGGGGGAAGTGGCTCAGTTCGCCCTGACCAAGTGAAACTTAGTCTGAATAAGCCTGCGTACTTACCGGGTGAAAAAGCCAAAGTTCGTATTGAATCACCAAAAGCAGGGAAAGGGTACATCTTGCTCGAATCGAGTAATGGCCCATTGTGGTGGGAAGAAATTGATGTGCCAGAAAAAGGCTTAGATGTTGAGATCCCTGTCAATAAAGAGTGGGCTCGTCATGACCTCTACGTCTCAGCAGTTGTGGTTCGCCCAGGAGATGACTCTAAAGAAGCCACGGTGAAACGTGCTGTGGGTGTCTTGCATTTACCGATTGCAGATGAAAATCGTAAAATAGCGTTGGCACTAACGACGCCAGACAAAATGCGTCCTAATCAAGACTTGACGGTAAAAATTAAAGCGACCGCACAAGACGGCAAACCGTTACCTGAAAAAGTGAATGTGTTGTTATCCGCAGTTGATACAGGTGTATTGAATATCACGGATTTCAAAACACCGGACCCCTATGACGCTTTCTTTGGTCGTAAACGCTATGGTGTTGATCAATATGACGTTTATGGTCACTTAATCGAAGGCCAAGGTAAGGTTGCTAACCTACGCTTTGGTGGTGACAGTGAAGAGGCTGCATTAGAGCGTGGTGGTATGAAGCCACTCACTGAAGTGCAAATTATTGCTGAGCAGGCTAAGCCTGTTACATTAAATAAAGACGGCGAAGGTGAAATTAGCCTTGCTATCCCTGATTTTAACGGCGAACTCCGCGTAATGGCGCAAGCATGGAATGAAAAAGAGTTCGGCCATGCGGATAGCAAAGTGATTGTCGCGGCACCATTAGTGACACAAATGTCAATGCCACGCTTTATGGCTGGCGGTGATAAGTCTTATTTTGCACTTGATTTGACCAATATGACGGATAACACGCAGAATGTGACTGTTAATTTCAAGGCATCAGGAATGGTGAAACTTGATGGTGTCAGTAGCCGTGAACTAGCGTTACCGAAAGGCAAACGCACCACGATTAACTTACCAGTCAAAGCAGACTACGGCTTTGGTGAAGGCGAAGTGTCGATGACCATTAATGGCATTAACATTCAAGGCGAAGCCAATAAAGATTACAGCAACAGTTGGAAAGTGGGTGTTCGTCCGGCACAACCGGCAGAAACCGTTTCGTTTGCAACCGCGATTGAGCCAGGTACTTCATGGGCGCTGCCAATTAACCAAATTGCGGGCCTACAGCCGGATACCATTGAAGGACAGGTCCTGTTAACGAGCCGTCCACCGTTAGATGTTTCTCGTTATATTAGAGAGTTATTTGCTTATCCATACGGTTGCTTGGAGCAAACTATCAGCGGGTTATATCCATCATTATTCTCAACTCAAGCTGAGCTGAATAAAATAGGGATTAAAACGCAAACGGATGCAGACCGCCATAAAGCGATTGAAATTGGTATTCCGCATTTGTTAAGTATGCAACGTAATGATGGCGGGTTCTCGCTGTGGGATAGAAACGGCCGCGAAGAGTATTGGCTAACCGCATATGCAGCAGATTTCTTGAATAAAGCGAATCAGCGTGGGTTTACGGTTCCCCAAGAAGCTATCAGTAACGCGAACACGCGCTTATTGAGCTATTTACAAGATGGCAACCAAATCAATTATCCTTATACGGAAAATCAGGCAGGTGCACGTTTCGCAACTCAAGCTTATGCAGGCTTAGTGTTGGCGTCACAGCAAAAAGCGCCTTTAGGAGCATTACGTCAACTTTATAACCAAAGAGATCATGCCGCGAGTGGCTTGCCGCTTGTACAGTTAGGCGTTGCGTTGAACTTGATGGGGGATAAATCACGTGGTGAGAGCGCGGTGATTGACGGACTGAAAAAACAACGTAATCGCTACAGTTATGTCGGGGACTACGGCTCAGTGATCCGTGATGATGCGATGATTGTTGCGCTGTTAAATGAATATAATTTAATGCCAAAATCGCGCGATCAAAAACTGCAAACCTTGTCTAATAACTTGACTTCTCAACGTTATTTCTCGACACAAGAGAGCAACGCGTTGTACTTAGCCGGCCGTTTCTACTTAAATGAAAGTGAAGCCCCATGGAAAGCAACGATTAATGGCCAAGAACCTCCGATGGTTTCAGATAAACCTGTGAGTGAGTTCTTGAGCAAAGGTCAATTAGAAACAGGCTATAGCATCGAAAACAGTGGAACCAATACCCTATATACACGCTTAAACGTAGTGGGTTATCCACAACATTCACCGAAACCAAGTTCCAACGTACTAGGTATCACTCGCAGTTACTATGATATGAAAGGCAATCGCATTTCATTAGATAGACTAAGAAGCGGTGAAATGGTGGTGGTTAAGCTGGAAGTTCAGGCATCCCAAAGTGTGCCAGATGCGTTAGTGGTTGACTTATTGCCAGCAGGTTTAGAGTTGGAAAACCAAAACTTAGCGAATAGCAGTGCAAACTTAAGTGATTCGGCACCAAACTTGCAAGAACTGATTGATGATATGCAGCAATCACAAATTCGCCATATGGAATACCGTGATGACCGTTTTGTAGCTGCTGTTGAAGTTCAGCAATATCGACCAACGACATTAGTTTACTTGGCACGTGCGGTCACTCCAGGTGTTTACAGTATTCCTGTCCCACAAGTGGAATCAATGTATGTCCCTGATTGGCGAGCGACAGGCTACTCTGATGGCCAATTAGAAATCGTCCGTTAA
- a CDS encoding enhanced serine sensitivity protein SseB C-terminal domain-containing protein: protein MSQQSNNNSSNQETEIQFTELTVPKGSSLKLSVLEEQPQAIVEALTEFFKQHKVVRRGFMVSATESDAAEETPILMIALEFTVGAENIDTIIHEAGTLACEFLADDESIDFCVVNENEQGVSHFITQHVQPFYQRRLGSFLRDTIPVKNT, encoded by the coding sequence ATGTCGCAGCAATCGAATAATAACAGTTCCAACCAAGAAACTGAGATCCAATTTACGGAATTAACCGTGCCAAAAGGCTCATCACTGAAATTAAGTGTGTTAGAGGAACAACCGCAGGCGATTGTTGAGGCGCTGACTGAGTTTTTTAAACAACACAAAGTGGTCAGACGCGGTTTTATGGTCTCCGCAACAGAGAGTGATGCTGCTGAAGAAACGCCTATCTTAATGATAGCGTTGGAGTTTACCGTAGGTGCGGAAAATATTGATACCATAATTCATGAAGCAGGGACACTTGCGTGTGAGTTCTTAGCTGATGACGAATCTATTGATTTTTGTGTGGTGAATGAAAATGAGCAAGGGGTTAGCCACTTTATTACTCAACACGTTCAACCCTTTTATCAGCGTCGTCTTGGGAGCTTCTTACGCGATACGATCCCAGTAAAGAATACATAA